The genome window GCACGCCCAATGCGCCCTTCGGTCCCACTTTCGGATCGGGCAGGCGCTCTTCCTTGAAGAAGACATAGCTGGGATTGGCGTTGAACAATTCATCCTTGCGCGTGGGGTGGCCGGCGATCCACGCCTTGATGCCCTGCGCGGACGCCTGGCTCAAGGTCAGCTCGCCCTTGTCGACCAGGTAGCGGCCGATTGATTTGTACGGATGACCGTTCTGGTCCGCGTACGCCACGCGCACGGTTTCCTGCGTATCGGTCAGCTGCACGCGCCCGGAACCCTGCACTTGCAGGAAGAACGCCTCGACTTCGTCATCCACCCACAGCAATTCCTTGCCCGTGACGGCCGTGGCGCGCTCGATGTCGGCGCGGGTCGCGTATGGGATCACTTTCTTGCCCACCAGCTTGCCGCGCAAGCGCATGTTCTTCAGTTCCGGATACACGCCGGACAAGTCCACCGAAACGAGATCGTCGGGCACCTTGTACAACGGTGTCTGGTATGGACCACCGCGCTTGCGCGCCCCGTGCAGCAACGGCTCGTAATAGCCGGTCACCAAGCCGGTATTGGCGCCATCGGCGGTGATGACTTGATTGGGCACAAAGAAGGTCTCGAAGAACAGGCGGATGGCCTTGTCGCTGTCCGCATTCACCTGACGCGCAATCGTGCACGATTCCTTCCAGTCCGGGCGTTTCA of Janthinobacterium sp. PAMC25594 contains these proteins:
- a CDS encoding MltA domain-containing protein, coding for MTRGSLPVSVGAVALALSACTTPPAEPVAATGKAPAIAPTVVKPVPAKPAEAKDAKDAIDAATAPTFVPAKFAALPGWARDDMRAAWPAFMASCGVLVKRPDWKESCTIARQVNADSDKAIRLFFETFFVPNQVITADGANTGLVTGYYEPLLHGARKRGGPYQTPLYKVPDDLVSVDLSGVYPELKNMRLRGKLVGKKVIPYATRADIERATAVTGKELLWVDDEVEAFFLQVQGSGRVQLTDTQETVRVAYADQNGHPYKSIGRYLVDKGELTLSQASAQGIKAWIAGHPTRKDELFNANPSYVFFKEERLPDPKVGPKGALGVPLTPQRSVAIDSRFLPLGAPVFLSTTQANSEIPLQRLVMAQDTGGAIRGPIRVDYFFGFGAEAAENAGRMKQSGAVWVLLPKQAPAR